A genome region from Arachis duranensis cultivar V14167 chromosome 6, aradu.V14167.gnm2.J7QH, whole genome shotgun sequence includes the following:
- the LOC107492363 gene encoding patatin-like protein 2 isoform X1 → MPKVGYQVEKMDGSPIPDDDNGGLVTILSIDGGGVRGVIPGYILAFLEAELQKLDGADARIVDYFDYIAGASTGGIVTAMLTKPSTQDGQPCAAKEINTFYREKGPKIFSEAAENLNIFKQYVESYVSRLEESESTWFRKKIKGCISRAMKVGAWLGAKSLASLYSSEPLEEAITEILGDFRLADTSTNVVIPAYDVARLQPVIFSTQLAKRKKSAVKLADVIMSTTAAPYYFRPHKFSVGGENYTVIDGGIAANNPCDSSNMVLWIIQTIFAMHEVSRMNAHKTSTAIEDPDYSKFLVLSLGTGSGKLDGHEVLDGGLLGWFNPLTGSPPLVDVLFRASDAMVDRCTSLILGRHNCLHNFLRVQDSTLPGNQTKLHDASKDNIDALESIAKELLNQSIKVVNPASGLHETPNGNLFVNGRVPTNREAITCFARRLSAERRRRAEQ, encoded by the exons atgCCTAAAGTTGGATATCAAGTAGAGAAGATGGATGGAAGTCCAATACCTGATGATGATAATGGAGGACTTGTTACCATACTTAGCATTGATGGAGGAGGGGTACGTGGTGTTATCCCAGGGTATATTCTAGCCTTCCTTGAGGCCGAACTTCAG aaacttgATGGTGCAGATGCGCGGATAGTGGACTACTTTGATTATATTGCAGGGGCAAGCACTGGGGGGATCGTGACAGCAATGCTTACAAAGCCTTCCACACAAGATGGCCAACCCTGTGCTGCAAAAGAAATCAATACATTTTATCGTGAAAAAggcccaaaaatattttctgaaGCAGCAGAGAATTTGAATATCTTCAAACAATATGTTGAAAg TTATGTCTCTCGTCTAGAAGAATCTGAATCAACGTGGTTTCGCAAGAAGATAAAGGGCTGTATATCACGGGCTATGAAAGTTGGGGCGTGGCTTGGGGCAAAGTCATTGGCTTCTCTATATAGCAGCGAGCCTCTTGAAGAAGCAATCACTGAGATTCTTGGAGATTTTCGCTTGGCTGATACTTCGACAAATGTTGTTATTCCTGCTTATGACGTGGCTCGCCTCCAGCCTGTCATATTCTCTACACAGCTG GCTAAGAGGAAGAAATCTGCTGTGAAGTTGGCTGATGTGATCATGAGCACAACTGCTGCTCCTTATTATTTCCGTCCACATAAGTTCTCTGTTGGTGGTGAAAATTATACTGTAATTGATGGCGGAATAGCAGCCAACAATCCT TGTGATTCATCAAACATGGTGTTATGGATCATTCAGACAATCTTTGCCATGCATGAAGTGTCAAGGATGAATGCACACAAGACAAGTACTGCAATTGAAGATCCAGATTACAGTAAATTCTTGGTTCTGTCTCTCGGGACGGGAAGTGGAAAGCTAGATGGTCATGAAGTTCTAGATGGAGGTTTACTAGGTTGGTTTAACCCGCTAACAGGATCGCCACCATTGGTTGACGTTCTCTTCAGAGCTTCTGATGCCATGGTAGACAGGTGCACGTCACTTATACTAGGGCGACACAACTGTCTGCACAATTTCCTCCGAGTTCAG GATTCCACTTTGCCCGGCAACCAAACCAAGTTACATGATGCAAGCAAAGACAACATTGATGCCTTGGAGAGCATTGCCAAAGAGCTTCTGAATCAGTCCATTAAAGTGGTTAACCCAGCATCAGGATTGCACGAAACGCCTAATGGAAACTTGTTTGTAAATGGAAGGGTGCCCACCAATCGCGAGGCTATCACTTG CTTTGCAAGAAGGTTGTCGGCAGAAAGAAGGCGCCGGGCGGAACAGTGA
- the LOC107492363 gene encoding patatin-like protein 2 isoform X2, whose protein sequence is MPKVGYQVEKMDGSPIPDDDNGGLVTILSIDGGGVRGVIPGYILAFLEAELQKLDGADARIVDYFDYIAGASTGGIVTAMLTKPSTQDGQPCAAKEINTFYREKGPKIFSEAAENLNIFKQYVESYVSRLEESESTWFRKKIKGCISRAMKVGAWLGAKSLASLYSSEPLEEAITEILGDFRLADTSTNVVIPAYDVARLQPVIFSTQLAKRKKSAVKLADVIMSTTAAPYYFRPHKFSVGGENYTVIDGGIAANNPTIFAMHEVSRMNAHKTSTAIEDPDYSKFLVLSLGTGSGKLDGHEVLDGGLLGWFNPLTGSPPLVDVLFRASDAMVDRCTSLILGRHNCLHNFLRVQDSTLPGNQTKLHDASKDNIDALESIAKELLNQSIKVVNPASGLHETPNGNLFVNGRVPTNREAITCFARRLSAERRRRAEQ, encoded by the exons atgCCTAAAGTTGGATATCAAGTAGAGAAGATGGATGGAAGTCCAATACCTGATGATGATAATGGAGGACTTGTTACCATACTTAGCATTGATGGAGGAGGGGTACGTGGTGTTATCCCAGGGTATATTCTAGCCTTCCTTGAGGCCGAACTTCAG aaacttgATGGTGCAGATGCGCGGATAGTGGACTACTTTGATTATATTGCAGGGGCAAGCACTGGGGGGATCGTGACAGCAATGCTTACAAAGCCTTCCACACAAGATGGCCAACCCTGTGCTGCAAAAGAAATCAATACATTTTATCGTGAAAAAggcccaaaaatattttctgaaGCAGCAGAGAATTTGAATATCTTCAAACAATATGTTGAAAg TTATGTCTCTCGTCTAGAAGAATCTGAATCAACGTGGTTTCGCAAGAAGATAAAGGGCTGTATATCACGGGCTATGAAAGTTGGGGCGTGGCTTGGGGCAAAGTCATTGGCTTCTCTATATAGCAGCGAGCCTCTTGAAGAAGCAATCACTGAGATTCTTGGAGATTTTCGCTTGGCTGATACTTCGACAAATGTTGTTATTCCTGCTTATGACGTGGCTCGCCTCCAGCCTGTCATATTCTCTACACAGCTG GCTAAGAGGAAGAAATCTGCTGTGAAGTTGGCTGATGTGATCATGAGCACAACTGCTGCTCCTTATTATTTCCGTCCACATAAGTTCTCTGTTGGTGGTGAAAATTATACTGTAATTGATGGCGGAATAGCAGCCAACAATCCT ACAATCTTTGCCATGCATGAAGTGTCAAGGATGAATGCACACAAGACAAGTACTGCAATTGAAGATCCAGATTACAGTAAATTCTTGGTTCTGTCTCTCGGGACGGGAAGTGGAAAGCTAGATGGTCATGAAGTTCTAGATGGAGGTTTACTAGGTTGGTTTAACCCGCTAACAGGATCGCCACCATTGGTTGACGTTCTCTTCAGAGCTTCTGATGCCATGGTAGACAGGTGCACGTCACTTATACTAGGGCGACACAACTGTCTGCACAATTTCCTCCGAGTTCAG GATTCCACTTTGCCCGGCAACCAAACCAAGTTACATGATGCAAGCAAAGACAACATTGATGCCTTGGAGAGCATTGCCAAAGAGCTTCTGAATCAGTCCATTAAAGTGGTTAACCCAGCATCAGGATTGCACGAAACGCCTAATGGAAACTTGTTTGTAAATGGAAGGGTGCCCACCAATCGCGAGGCTATCACTTG CTTTGCAAGAAGGTTGTCGGCAGAAAGAAGGCGCCGGGCGGAACAGTGA
- the LOC107492364 gene encoding nifU-like protein 1, chloroplastic: protein MAAVTVTGTALPKTPSASSIRSSSGERFSVLIFWKNKRRISLTCSASNNTSSSSSSGLYSAQKYELTAANVDMVLEDVRPYLISDGGNVEVVSVEDGVISLRLQGACESCPSSTTTMKMGIERVLKEKFGDSVKEIQQVYDAEPKETTIEAVNNHLEILRPAIKNYGGSVEVVSIEGGECVVKYIGPDSIASGIKAAIKERFPDILNVTFQAWDSHQ from the exons ATGGCGGCAGTAACAGTTACAGGCACGGCACTGCCGAAGACACCATCGGCGTCTTCAATCAGGAGTTCCAGTGGTGAAAGGTTTTCGGTTCTGATATTTTGGAAGAACAAGAGAAGAATCTCATTGACCTGTTCTGCATCCAACAACACAagctcttcttcatcttctggATTGTACTCTGCTCAGAAATATGAACTGACGGCAGCAAACGTGGACATGGTTCTAGAGGACGTTCGGCCTTACCTGATTTCTGACGGCGGCAACGTGGAAGTGGTTTCTGTGGAAGACGGCGTCATATCTCTCAGACTCCAAGGAGCATGCGAGTCTTGTCCCAGCTCAACCACCACCATGAAGATGGGAATCGAACGCGTCCTCAAAGAAAAATTCGGAGACTCCGTCAAAGAAATTCAGCAAGTATACGATGCTGAACCCAAGGAAACCACCATTGAg GCGGTGAATAATCATCTTGAGATATTGAGACCTGCCATTAAGAACTACGGAGGAAGCGTGGAAGTGGTTTCCATTGAAGGCGGTGAGTGCGTTGTGAAGTATATTGGACCTGACTCCATTGCTTCTGGCATCAAAGCTGCCATCAAGGAGAGGTTCCCTGACATTCTCAATGTCACCTTCCAAGCCTGGGATTCCCATCAGTAA